The Leptospira koniambonensis region TAGCCAGAAATGAACTTATAGAAATGAGGGACAGGTTTAAGGGCCTGGGTCAGGTAAACTCAGAAAGAAAAAATGCAATCTTAGAGATAGTAAACGATAAACAGGCACCTCTTCCAAGCCTCGCAAATAAATTCGAGGAGATGGGAAAGAAGGATGATTATTTCTACTCCGACTTTTTCAGAATTATAGCTAACCTGGACCTGCCAGAATCCGAAGCCAGATCCCTTTGGAAAGAGATCTACGCCCACGCAGAGAGCTTAAGCAAGCAGCTTGGCAGAAGTATGAACTTCGTAGTGGCCCTTCTAGATTATATTTATTTAAAGAATCGCCTCATCGAAAACCCAAAGATCGTGGATATCTACTCCTTCGAAGAAATCATCCTAAACGCAGTCATAGACGAAGGAACAGGGATCTATAATAGAAGATATTTTAATCTGGTGCTAAACAAAGAGATCACCAGAAGTAAAAGATATAAAAGAAGTTTCTGCTTATTCCTATTTGACCTGGATAATTTCAAAAAGATCAATGATACCAAAGGACATTCTTTCGGGGACGATATCCTTAAGCTCGTGGCAGGAACTCTAATGTATGCCTTCAGAACAGAAGACATCAGTTGCAGGGTCGGAGGAGAAGAATTTGCAGTCATTCTTCCGGAAACCAGCAAAGAAAACGCGAAAGTAGCTATCGAAAGATTCAGGACTTATCTAAGAAACTCCTCCAAAAACGATTTCGGGATAGAAGTTACTGTATCCGGAGGAGTAGCAGAATATCCAAATGATGCTGACGAAAGTAATAGGTTATATTCACTTACCGATGCAAAACTTTATGAAGCAAAAGCAGCCGGAAAAGACCGTATTACTTATACCTGATCAGGTATCTTCTATCTGATATTCGATTTCTTTCGTAGTAATTTCGTTTAATTTAGAGATCAAAAGTTCGTTCGTATTCGCCAAACGATCTGCCAAAATCCTCACCATCTTAGCAGCAAACTCAGGGTTTGCGAGTAAGTATCTTTCCAGCTGTTGTTTGGATTCCACCGCAACCATTTCAGTGTCCATTACCGCTCTCGCAGTCGCAGTTCTCGGTTTGGCCCTGAACAAAGCCATCTCACCGAAAAAATCTCCCTTCTTCATCAAAGCCAAACGAGTGGCAGAGTTTTTATGAGTAAAAAATATTTCAACTGTTCCAGAGGTGATGATGTACATCGAATTATTCAACTCACCTTCTCTGAAAATAATTTGTCCGGCCTGGATATTAATTTTATTCATGAATTCCTATCTGACTTGGAAACGTTTCGTTTCCCACCGAGTGCGTTAGCCCTCAGGATATATCATCGGGTCAGAAAAGACAATCTTTGAGCCAATTCCTGGGGGAAGGAACTCCCCTCCCCTATTCAATTTTGCAAGAGGGACTTGCTGGATTCGTTACAAATTGGCGCTGGGCCTCGATAGGATTATGTCTCATTAAAAAATGATAACTTGGGGTATGGGGGCGGCCCCACTCGCTATCGCTCGGGTCGCGCTGCTTCGATTTCGCTAGCGCTCATCCGGGCTTCGCCCGGACTAAAGATCTACGCATCGCTGCCGCTTAGTATCTCTGTGACCTCAGCGGTCTCCGTGCGAACCCTTAAGACATTCCGTTTTTAAACCTAGGATCATGGACTACGCCAGACTCACGGATCTCAGACAAAGCGTCCGCATAAGCCACTAAAATTTTCAGAGCGAATCCACTTCTTTCTCTAATAAAACTATCTTCTGGAGAAATTGGATCTCCTCCATTGATCAGATGTTCCACATCTCTAAAGATCAATTGTTCAGGGATATAACAGATCTTGGTATTTTTATAACTGCTTGCTCTCATCTCGTTGATTGGGAAAGCGCCCCCTCTACCAGAAGAAACAGAAACTAGAAGTCCAGGCTTATGGCCCAACTGGACAAGCCCTGCATGAAGGAAGAAATTTTTAATAGCAGGACTCGCCATCCCGCCATACTCAGGAGTGATAATCACAAAACCTTCAGAACTTTTTAAGTTTTCATCAATAGGTTTCCAAAGATCTGTCCAGGCCTTATCATCACTTGTCTGAGTAGAATCATAAAGAGGAAGAGGATTTTTCCCCAAGTCCAATGTCCAAGTTTC contains the following coding sequences:
- a CDS encoding NADPH-dependent FMN reductase, coding for MKIGIIVGSQQKVSQSAKVGEFLNSKLKEMSVETWTLDLGKNPLPLYDSTQTSDDKAWTDLWKPIDENLKSSEGFVIITPEYGGMASPAIKNFFLHAGLVQLGHKPGLLVSVSSGRGGAFPINEMRASSYKNTKICYIPEQLIFRDVEHLINGGDPISPEDSFIRERSGFALKILVAYADALSEIRESGVVHDPRFKNGMS
- a CDS encoding cyclic nucleotide-binding domain-containing protein: MNKINIQAGQIIFREGELNNSMYIITSGTVEIFFTHKNSATRLALMKKGDFFGEMALFRAKPRTATARAVMDTEMVAVESKQQLERYLLANPEFAAKMVRILADRLANTNELLISKLNEITTKEIEYQIEDT
- a CDS encoding GGDEF domain-containing protein; amino-acid sequence: MRNLQEELKEKEEEIQKLKELLELYERVSKLGEVELLTAEQTLNAHETTANLARNELIEMRDRFKGLGQVNSERKNAILEIVNDKQAPLPSLANKFEEMGKKDDYFYSDFFRIIANLDLPESEARSLWKEIYAHAESLSKQLGRSMNFVVALLDYIYLKNRLIENPKIVDIYSFEEIILNAVIDEGTGIYNRRYFNLVLNKEITRSKRYKRSFCLFLFDLDNFKKINDTKGHSFGDDILKLVAGTLMYAFRTEDISCRVGGEEFAVILPETSKENAKVAIERFRTYLRNSSKNDFGIEVTVSGGVAEYPNDADESNRLYSLTDAKLYEAKAAGKDRITYT